In Crinalium epipsammum PCC 9333, the genomic window GTCAAATATGAAATGGTATTGTCAAAATGGGCAGGAGAGACAGCAGCAGCCAAGCCCATAACCATGATGGTGCTTCGTCGCTCAAATCTGGTGATAACAAAGCTTCAATACGTTCTTCTAAGCGGGTTTGGACAGTTGTATCATTGAATCCAGCATAATGTGTGTTGATTAAAGGCGATCGCACAACCAATAGCAAAGATTCTGCCAATATTAAAGCATCAACTTGTTTTGCAGCCCAGCGATCTGCCCGCAGTTCGCGCAGTAACAATAATTCCTGCCAAAGAATATTGGTTTTAGGCAGCCAAAATGTAAATTGACGAATACATCCCAACCAAAAGAACCAAAAGGTATCACGATAGTAATAATGTGCTTGTTCGTGGCTAAAAACTGCCTCAATCTGTTCTGCATCAAGGGATTGTAGTAATCCCTGACTAACTACTAATTCAGGTTGCCAAAAGCCAACTTGAGCCGCAAACAATTCTGGTGTGTTTATAACCCGTCCAGATTTACCTGCAATGGTAGTGAGAGGATAAGTGCGAACTTTTTGTAACGAGATCCATCCCTGCCAAAATAAATAACAGATGGTTATTCCTGCAAATACCAAAAATAACAGAGCAATATGGCAGCCAATCCAACCAACAGGTCGCCATAACATTGTGCCATGATGCCCCATACATAAAACAGTCAGACTCGTGACGATAATTAACAGTGGCGGGAAGACAAATGCTATTAATGTTTGTTGCCAACGCTTTAGCCAAGTTTTATGAGATCTAAACCAATAAACTCTATAGAGCATAGCTAAACCAACTGCTATCAAAATTATGCTGAGGTGCATTATTTTTTCTCCCTAGCTTGACGCGCTGCTTTGATCTTTTGGGTAATCGCCTCAAGTTGTTCTAGGCTAGCCATATCTAAACTATCGGCAAAGGCTGCTACGACATCAGGATTACTGACAGCTAAAAACTGCTGCAATTGATTATGGGAATGTATTGCTTGTGCTTGTTGTTGTGATAGTAATGGTTGCCATTTAAAAGTACGTTCGCTGCGATCGCAAATTAACCAACCTTTTTG contains:
- a CDS encoding M56 family metallopeptidase, translated to MHLSIILIAVGLAMLYRVYWFRSHKTWLKRWQQTLIAFVFPPLLIIVTSLTVLCMGHHGTMLWRPVGWIGCHIALLFLVFAGITICYLFWQGWISLQKVRTYPLTTIAGKSGRVINTPELFAAQVGFWQPELVVSQGLLQSLDAEQIEAVFSHEQAHYYYRDTFWFFWLGCIRQFTFWLPKTNILWQELLLLRELRADRWAAKQVDALILAESLLLVVRSPLINTHYAGFNDTTVQTRLEERIEALLSPDLSDEAPSWLWAWLLLSLLPILTIPFHI
- a CDS encoding BlaI/MecI/CopY family transcriptional regulator; the encoded protein is MSPLPEHRPSKLSLGPLESEILHLIWSLGSATVKDIHDRLLADPDRELAYTSVTTVLNRLTQKGWLICDRSERTFKWQPLLSQQQAQAIHSHNQLQQFLAVSNPDVVAAFADSLDMASLEQLEAITQKIKAARQAREKK